TATGATTTAATGGTTGAAAAAGGATATATGAAAAAGGAAGCAAGAGATAAAATTTTATTTACTGATTCATTTGAAAAAATAGAAAAATTTATTGCAGACTATAAACCACCTAAAGCAAGAGAATACCATGGAGAATAAGTAAAAATAAAAGAGAGTAGTTTGCTACTCTCTTAATGCTAATGGCATCAATATATAAATATATTCATCATTATCTTTTTCATATACTTTTACAGCTGAATTAGAATACATAAATTCTAAAACTAATTCTTTTTCCTTAGATATATTTTGAATAAACTCTAATAAATATTTAGAATTTAAAGATATTTTTAAGTCTTCTCCTTCAAAATTTACATCTAATTCTTCATTTATTCTGGCAATCTCATTTAAAGCAGAAATAGTCATTATACCTTTATTTTTTTCATTATGTTTAAATTCATAAGTTGATGAATATTTAGATTCTGAATTACTTCTTGAAAAAATTAAAATTCTTTTCAAAAGATTAGTTAATTTTTCATTATTTATGTATAATTTTTTATCATAAGATATATTTGATAATATTTCAGCATAATTAGGAAATCTTAATTCAATTAACTTTGTTATTATCATAGTGTCTTTGTATTGGAAATATAAATGAGCTTCTTCTTTATATACTTTTATTACTTCATTGTCCAAACCTTTTATTATTTTAATAATTGATGAAATTGTATCAGCTGGAACACTAACTGAAAAATCTGAGATATCCTTGTCTATATTCTTTTTTAAGAAAGTTAAACGATAAGTATTAGTTGATACAAAATGTAAATGTTTTAAAATACTTTCAATTCTAATACAATTCATAGCGATATTATCAGGTGTATCAGCTGAAAATAAAACTTTTTCAAATATATTTACTAACTCTTGACTAGGCATTTCAAATTTAAAATTATTTTCATTAAGAACAACATTTTCAAAGGTATTAGGATAGTCCTCTGCACTGTGTACATCATATTCTGTTGTGGAATCTTCTGTTTCAATAAATAAAATATTTCCATTTTCAACTCTTAAAACAACAAATTCATCTTTTATTTCTTTTAAATATTCATCTATTATAGAATAAGAAAAAGCTATTTCTCCTTCTCTTATAACTTCATCTACATCAATAGAAGTTTTTATTGTTGTATCTAAATTTGTACCTGTAAAATATATTTTATTATCTTTAACCTTAGCATAAATACAAGAAAGTATTGGTTTTATTTTATTTTCCTTTACTGATTTTTCAACTGTTCTAATTGCTGATAAGAAATTTTGTCTATTGACTTTAATATGCATTTTATTCCTCCAATATATTAAAATTTGAATTTATTTTCTGTTCCACTAAGTAATCTTGAAATATTTGTTTTATGTCTATATATAACAAAAATGGCTATCACTACTGACAATGTGAATAAATATGTATCTCTATGAGTAAAAAAAGTAAAAATTGGCAATAAAAAAGCTGCTGTTATTGAACCTAATGATATATATTTAGTAAAATAAACCACTAAAATAAAAATTACTAATAATATTAAAGTTATAACTGGGGCTAAAAATAAGAATACTCCTAGACTTGTTGCCACTCCTTTTCCACCTTTAAAAGATATAAAACAAGAAAATGTATGAGCTAAAATTGCAACTAAACCTAATATAACTAAATCATTATATTTTAAGTTAAATTTACTAGCAATATAAAGTGGAATAAAACCTTTTAGAACATCTATTATTAAAACAGCTATACCTAATTTTGCTCCCAAGACTCTATATGAATTTGTAGCACCACTATTTTTACTTCCATAATCTCTTACATCAATATTTTTAAAAATTTTTCCTATCCATACTCCACTTGGAATTGCTCCAAAGAAATATGAAAGTATTATCAAACAAAAAAAAGT
This Fusobacterium animalis 7_1 DNA region includes the following protein-coding sequences:
- the dnaN gene encoding DNA polymerase III subunit beta; its protein translation is MHIKVNRQNFLSAIRTVEKSVKENKIKPILSCIYAKVKDNKIYFTGTNLDTTIKTSIDVDEVIREGEIAFSYSIIDEYLKEIKDEFVVLRVENGNILFIETEDSTTEYDVHSAEDYPNTFENVVLNENNFKFEMPSQELVNIFEKVLFSADTPDNIAMNCIRIESILKHLHFVSTNTYRLTFLKKNIDKDISDFSVSVPADTISSIIKIIKGLDNEVIKVYKEEAHLYFQYKDTMIITKLIELRFPNYAEILSNISYDKKLYINNEKLTNLLKRILIFSRSNSESKYSSTYEFKHNEKNKGIMTISALNEIARINEELDVNFEGEDLKISLNSKYLLEFIQNISKEKELVLEFMYSNSAVKVYEKDNDEYIYILMPLALRE
- the plsY gene encoding glycerol-3-phosphate 1-O-acyltransferase PlsY gives rise to the protein MTFFCLIILSYFFGAIPSGVWIGKIFKNIDVRDYGSKNSGATNSYRVLGAKLGIAVLIIDVLKGFIPLYIASKFNLKYNDLVILGLVAILAHTFSCFISFKGGKGVATSLGVFLFLAPVITLILLVIFILVVYFTKYISLGSITAAFLLPIFTFFTHRDTYLFTLSVVIAIFVIYRHKTNISRLLSGTENKFKF